From one Gossypium hirsutum isolate 1008001.06 chromosome D08, Gossypium_hirsutum_v2.1, whole genome shotgun sequence genomic stretch:
- the LOC107899159 gene encoding LOW QUALITY PROTEIN: mediator of RNA polymerase II transcription subunit 14-like (The sequence of the model RefSeq protein was modified relative to this genomic sequence to represent the inferred CDS: inserted 1 base in 1 codon): MAELGQQTVDFSSLVSRTAEESFTSLKELVEKSKSSDQSDTEKKINLLKYIVKTQQRMLRLNVLAKWCQQVPLIQYCQQLASTLSSHDTCFTQAADSLFFMHEGLQQARAPVYDVPSAVEVLLTGSYERLPKCIEDVGMQSSLTEDQQKPALKKLDTLVRSKLLEVSLPKEISEVKVADGTALIRVDGEFKVLVTLGYRGHLSLWRILHLELLVGERSGLVKLEQMRRHVLGDDLERRMSTAENPFATLYSVLHELCVALVMDTVIRQVQALRLGRWKDAIRFELISDGGSGGSSQLNQDNDSDSAAQRTPGLKLVYWLDFDKNSGASDTGSCPYIKIEPGPDLQIKCQHSTFVIDPLTGKEASFFLDQSCIDVEKLLLRAISCNRYTRLLEIQKELMKNVHIFRDANDVVLLSQSDEPDSEHRKEDAKLDNKEHEGQELLRVRAYGSSYFTLGINIRNGRFLLQSSQNILSSSALLECEETLNQGTMTAVDVFSSLRSKSIIHLFAAIGRFLGLEVYEHGFAAVKVPKNLVNGSSVLIMGFPESESSYFLLMELDKDFKPLFKLLETQPDPSGKGHSFNDLNNVLRIKKIDINQMQMLEDETNLSILDWRKLLPSLPNVGGPDQISEHDVLNLDGSMQVPGGPSSSFSSIVDEVFEIEKGTSATQFPSQKISSFSSSPASHLTSVPMNLHSVKAGTPSPKWEAGLQVSQHNNVAKPSGSASHYDGSLYPSSGLKGSYNSASFGSFSSGTGRSTSAKKLSASKSEQDLASLRSPHSVDNGVLDEDQLRLPNDTSKDTLSASRSSRLLSPPRPTLPRVIAQNAKPNGPRSSSAGNLTAAVRFSGSSPLASPPVSQAAETKIFHGPSHDASKHDQNPRKCKISNLLSLIPSLQYIEADAGFSKRRKTSDVACTQQPTSQVLKSSEIISKSETYSYGNLIAEANKGNVPSGVYVSALLHVVRHSSLCIKHAKLTSQMEELDIPYVEEVGLRNASSNIWFRLPCSQGDSWQHICLRLGRPGSMYWDVKINDQHFRDLWELQKGSTSTPWGSGIRIANTSHVDSHIRYDPDGVVLSYQSVEADSIKKLVADIRRLSNARTFALGMWKLLGVRADDKPEEGNANSDVKAPAGGKGPTEAVDKLSEHMRRSFRIEAVGLLSLWFCFGSGVLARFVVEWESDKEGCTMHVSPDQLWPHTKFLEDFIDGAEVASLLDCIRLTAGPLHALAAATRPARASPAPGVSGPSGVISSVPKQPGYSPLQGLLPSSSTTNVNQAAAAVPAGNTASASASSIGNHSIHGAAMLAAGRSGPGIVPSSLLPIDVSVVLRGPYWIRIIYRKRFAVDMRCFAGDQVWLQPATPPSTPPRGGSYVGGSLPCPQFRPFIMEHVAQELNGLDSSFTSGQQTVGPANSNNPNLSSGPQLSANGSRVNLPTSAAMSRAANQVAGLNRVGNSLPGSPNLAVVSSGLPIRRPPGSGVPAHVRGELNTAIIGLGDDGGYGGGWVPVVALKKVLRGILKYLGVLWLFAQLPELLKEILGSILKDNEGALLNLDQEQPALRFFVGGYVFAVSVHRVQLLLQVLSVKRFHHQQQQQQQQNNANSQEELTQSEISEICDYFSRRVASEPYDASRVASFITLLTLPISVLREFLKLIAWKKGLALTQSGDIAPAQKPRIELCLENHTGVNVGDASESSSATKSNIYYDRPHNSVDFALTVVLDPALIPHINTAGGAAWLPYCVSVRLRYSFGENPNVSFLGMEGSHGGRACWLRLDEWEKCKQRVARTVEVSGSSPADATQGRLRIVADNVQRAXHLCLQGLSNGVSKLDKNPTNSFFIISSFKSKLSLLI, encoded by the exons ATGGCTGAATTAGGGCAACAAACAGTGGACTTCTCGAGTTTAGTGAGTCGAACAGCCGAGGAATCGTTCACGTCATTGAAAGAACTCGTGGAGAAATCTAAATCAAGCGACCAATCGGATACGGAGAAGAAGATCAATCTCCTTAAGTATATAGTCAAGACCCAGCAACGGATGCTGAGACTCAATGTTCTTGCTAAGTGGTGTCAGCAG GTTCCACTCATACAGTATTGCCAGCAACTGGCATCTACTTTGTCAAGTCATGACACATGTTTCACCCAGGCTGCGGACTCATTATTCTTCATGCATGAGGGGCTACAGCAAGCTCGCGCCCCTGTGTACGATGTTCCATCTGCTGTTGAAGTTCTACTTACAGGATCTTATGAGCGTTTACCAAAATGCATAGAAGATGTGGGTATGCAAAGCTCATTAACTGAAGATCAGCAGAAGCCGGCTTTGAAAAAGCTGGACACACTTGTTCGCTCTAAATTACTTGAAGTTTCATTGCCCAAGGAAATATCTGAAGTGAAAGTTGCTGATGGCACCGCTTTGATTCGTGTAGATGGAGAATTTAAGGTGTTAGTTACTCTTGGTTATCGTGGACATCTATCATTGTGGAGGATTTTGCATTTAGAATTACTTGTTGGTGAGAGAAGCGGGCTTGTGAAACTAGAACAGATGAGAAGGCATGTTCTTGGAGATGACTTAGAGCGCAGAATGTCTACAGCAGAGAATCCATTTGCTACCTTATACTCGGTTCTGCATGAGCTCTGTGTTGCACTTGTTATGGACACCGTCATAAGGCAAGTACAGGCACTCCGGCTAGGGAGATGGAAAGATGCTATACGCTTTGAGCTGATATCTGATGGAGGAAGTGGTGGTTCCTCACAGCTGAATCAAGATAATGACTCTGATTCAGCTGCTCAACGAACACCAGGGTTGAAACTTGTCTATTGGCTAGATTTTGATAAAAACTCAGGTGCTTCGGACACAGGATCTTGCCCATATATAAAAATTGAACCTGGACCAGACCTGCAGATTAAGTGTCAACATAGCACATTTGTTATAGACCCATTAACTGGCAAGGAGGCAAGTTTCTTCCTTGACCAAAGTTGCATTGATGTGGAAAAGCTGCTATTAAGAGCTATATCATGCAACAGATATACTCGTCTACTGGAAATTCAGAAAGAGCTGATGAAAAATGTGCATATCTTCCGAGATGCTAACGATGTTGTTCTCCTTTCGCAGTCTGATGAACCTGATAGTGAGCATAGAAAG GAGGATGCTAAGCTTGACAATAAGGAACATGAGGGGCAGGAATTATTGCGTGTCCGTGCTTATGGCTCATCATATTTTACCCTTGGAATAAATATAAG AAATGGCCGTTTCCTTCTCCAGTCATCCCAAAATATTCTTTCATCTTCAGCATTGTTAGAGTGTGAAGAAACACTAAATCAAGGAACCATGACAGCAGTTGATGTTTTTTCAAGCTTGCGGAGCAAAAGTATAATACATCTATTTGCTGCTATTGGAAGATTCTTAGGCCTTGAA GTCTATGAACATGGTTTTGCTGCAGTGAAAGTGCCCAAGAACCTTGTTAATGGTTCTTCTGTATTAATAATGGGGTTTCCAGAAAGCGAGAGTTCTTATTTTCTCTTGATGGAACTTGATAAGGATTTCAAGCCTCTTTTTAAACTGTTGGAGACTCAGCCAGATCCATCAGGGAAAGGTCATTcatttaatgacttaaataatgTGTTGCGCATCAAGAAAATAGATATAAACCAGATGCAGATGCTTGAAGATGAAACAAATTTGAGCATACTTGATTGGCGAAAATTGCTTCCATCCTTGCCTAATGTTGGGGGTCCAGATCAAATATCTGAACATGATGTGTTAAACCTCGATGGTTCTATGCAGGTTCCTGGGGGtccttcatcaagcttttcatcTATTGTTGATGAagtttttgaaattgaaaaggGGACATCTGCAACTCAGTTTCCTTCTCAGAAAATTTCTTCGTTCAGTTCATCTCCTGCGTCTCATCTTACTTCTGTCCCAATGAATCTTCATAGTGTAAAAGCTGGAACCCCCTCTCCAAAGTGGGAAGCGGGTTTGCAGGTCTCACAGCATAATAATGTTGCAAAACCATCAGGTTCCGCTAGTCATTATGATGGTTCATTGTATCCATCAAGTGGTCTTAAGGGCTCATATAACTCTGCTTCATTTGGTTCATTTTCTTCTGGCACAGGAAGAAGCACATCTGCAAAGAAactatctgcttcaaaatctgaGCAGGATCTGGCTTCTCTTAGATCTCCTCATTCAGTTGACAATGGAGTATTGGATGAAGATCAGTTGAGATTACCAAATGATACTTCAAAGGACACACTCTCAGCAAGTAGGTCATCTCGACTATTGTCTCCACCCAGACCAACCCTTCCTCGAGTCATTGCACAAAATGCGAAGCCTAATGGGCCTAGAAGCTCATCTGCTGGAAATCTAACTGCAGCTGTTAGGTTTTCTGGATCAAGCCCATTGGCTTCACCTCCCGTAT CCCAAGCAGCAGAAACTAAAATTTTCCATGGCCCTTCTCATGATGCTTCCAAACATGACCAAAATCCACGAAagtgtaaaatttcaaatttattgagCTTGATTCCCTCCCTCCAATATATAGAGGCCGATGCAGGATTCTCTAAGAGAAGAAAAACCTCTGATGTGGCTTGTACTCAGCAGCCTACATCTCAGGTGCTTAAATCTTCAGAAATAATCTCTAAATCTGAAACATACAGTTATGGTAATCTTATAGCTGAAGCAAATAAAGGCAATGTACCTTCTGGCGTATATGTTTCTGCTCTTCTTCACGTGGTTAGGCATTCTTCACTATGTATTAAACATGCCAAACTCACTAGCCAGATGGAGGAACTGGACATTCCATATGTTGAAGAAGTGGGTTTAAGAAATGCATCCTCGAATATATGGTTCCGGCTTCCATGTTCCCAAGGTGATTCCTGGCAACATATCTGCTTGCGACTTGGCAGACCTGGAAGCATGTActgggatgtcaaaatcaatgaCCAACACTTCAGGGACTTGTGGGAGCTTCAGAAAGGAAGTACTAGTACACCTTGGGGCTCTGGCATACGCATAGCTAATACATCTCATGTGGATTCACATATTCGTTATGATCCAGATGGTGTTGTTCTTAGTTATCAATCTGTTGAGGCAGATAGTATTAAAAAGTTGGTGGCTGATATACGAAGGCTCTCTAATGCTAGAACATTTGCCCTGGGGATGTGGAAACTGCTCGGGGTTAGAGCAGATGACAAGCCTGAAGAAGGCAATGCAAACTCTGATGTTAAAGCACCAGCTGGCGGCAAAGGACCTACTGAGGCTGTCGATAAGTTATCAGAACATATGAGGAGGTCTTTCAGAATTGAGGCAGTAGGATTGTTGAGTTTGTGGTTTTGCTTTGGATCAGGTGTCTTAGCTCGCTTTGTTGTGGAATGGGAATCGGATAAAGAAGGTTGCACAAtgcatgtgtctcctgatcaacTTTGGCCTCATACCAAG TTTTTGGAAGATTTCATAGATGGAGCTGAAGTTGCATCCCTGTTGGACTGCATTCGGCTCACTGCGGGGCCTTTGCATGCTCTTGCTGCTGCAACTCGGCCTGCTCGAGCTAGTCCTGCTCCAGGAGTCTCTGGGCCATCTGGAGTTATTTCTTCTGTGCCAAAACAGCCAGGATACTCACCATTGCAGGGACTTCTGCCGAGCAGTTCAACCACAAATGTTAATCAGGCTGCTGCTGCTGTTCCAGCAGGAAATACTGCATCTGCTTCTGCAAGCTCTATAGGGAACCATAGCATCCATGGGGCTGCAATGTTAGCTGCAGGGAGAAGTGGCCCTGGCATTGTACCCAGCTCACTGTTGCCCATTGATGTTTCCGTTGTATTACGTGGACCATATTGGATACGCATAATATACCGCAAGCGTTTTGCAGTTGACATGCGGTGCTTTGCTGGTGATCAGGTTTGGCTTCAACCAGCGACGCCACCTTCAACACCACCAAGGGGGGGATCTTATGTTGGAGGGTCCTTACCATGTCCACAGTTCAGGCCTTTCATCATGGAACATGTTGCCCAAGAACTAAATGGATTAGATTCCAGTTTCACGAGTGGCCAACAAACAGTTGGCCCAGCAAATTCAAACAATCCAAACTTGAGTTCAGGTCCACAGCTTTCAGCAAATGGAAGTAGAGTTAACCTTCCTACCTCTGCAGCGATGTCTAGAGCCGCAAACCAGGTAGCTGGTTTAAATCGTGTTGGAAATTCTCTTCCAGGATCACCAAATTTGGCTGTTGTGAGTTCGGGATTGCCAATACGCCGACCGCCTGGTAGTGGTGTTCCTGCACATGTAAGGGGGGAACTGAATACCGCCATTATTGGGCTTGGTGATGATGGAGGATATGGAGGTGGATGGGTTCCTGTTGTTGCTCTTAAGAAGGTTCTTAGGGGTATTCTTAAATACCTCGGAGTTCTATGGTTATTTGCCCAGTTACCTGAGCTTTTGAAAGAAATCCTGGGATCGATCTTGAAGGACAATGAGGGTGCACTTTTGAACTTGGACCAAGAACAGCCTGCCTTGCGTTTCTTTGTGGG AGGCTATGTGTTTGCCGTAAGTGTCCACAGAGTTCAACTTCTTCTTCAGGTTCTTAGTGTGAAGCGCTTCCATCATCAGCAGCAGCAACAACAGCAACAAAACAATGCTAATTCTCAAGAGGAATTAACTCAATCCGAAATAAGCGAGATATGTGACTACTTCAGCCGACGTGTTGCTTCCGAACCCTACGATGCCTCACGTGTTGCATCATTCATTACGCTTCTCACATTACCCATATCAGTTTTACGAGAATTCCTGAAGTTAATAGCTTGGAAAAAAGGATTAGCACTAACACAAAGTGGAGATATAGCTCCTGCACAAAAACCCCGGATCGAGTTATGTCTTGAAAATCATACTGGGGTAAATGTTGGTGATGCTTCTGAAAGTTCATCCGCAACTAAAAGCAATATCTACTATGACCGACCTCATAATTCTGTCGATTTTGCCCTGACGGTTGTACTCGATCCTGCCCTCATACCTCATATAAACACTGCCGGTGGTGCTGCATGGCTGCCCTACTGTGTCTCAGTGAGATTAAGATATTCCTTCGGTGAAAACCCCAATGTGTCATTTCTTGGAATGGAAGGAAGCCATGGAGGACGCGCATGCTGGCTGCGCCTTGACGAGTGGGAGAAGTGCAAACAGAGGGTGGCTCGAACGGTGGAGGTTAGTGGTTCTTCACCGGCAGATGCAACTCAAGGAAGGTTAAGAATAGTGGCCGACAATGTACAAAGAG CTCATTTGTGCCTTCAAGGATTGAGCAATGGTGTTTCAAAGTTGGATAAAAACCCAACCAactctttttttataatttcaagttTTAAGTCTAAATTGTCTCTGCTGATTTGA
- the LOC107898383 gene encoding uncharacterized protein has product MGKKKDEEGMKTALTSPLSSSPSLCESETEELQRMPLVPPPLMKNKMYLSKQLSMCETSRDIAWERRRRQILRQQRGKNGLTDEDLYELKGCIELGFGFNEEEGQKLCNTLPALDLYFAVNRQLSPSPVSTPQSRRSSSTSSLGGRSSSFDSPVSEPADWKIYSPGENPQQVKTKLRHWAQAVACSLMQSY; this is encoded by the exons ATGGGGAAGAAGAAGGATGAAGAGGGAATGAAAACGGCGCTAACATCACCATTATCATCATCGCCGTCATTATGCGAGTCGGAAACGGAAGAGTTACAACGGATGCCGTTGGTTCCACCGCCATTGATGAAGAACAAAATGTATTTGTCAAAGCAGTTGTCGATGTGCGAGACGTCTCGAGACATTGCATGGGAAAGAAGGCGACGGCAAATACTTCGTCAGCAAAGAGGGAAAAACGGGTTGACTGACGAAGATTTATATGAACTCAAAGGTTGCATCGAGCTTGGGTTTGGGTTCAATGAAGAAGAAGGTCAAAAGCTATGCAATACATTGCCTGCTTTAGACCTTTATTTCGCTGTAAATCGTCAACTTTCACCTAGTCCCGTTTCCACCCCTCAAAGCCGACGTTCTTCCTCCACATCTTCACTCGGTGGCCGGTCATCTTCTTTTGACAGTCCTGTAAGTGAGCCAGCTGATTGGAAAATTTACAGCCCAG GAGAAAATCCACAACAGGTGAAGACAAAGCTAAGGCATTGGGCACAAGCAGTAGCATGTTCTTTAATGCAATCATATTGA
- the LOC107899157 gene encoding V-type proton ATPase subunit F, translating into MAGRAQIPTSNSALIAMIADEDTVTGFLMAGVGNVDLRRKTNYLIVDSKTTVKAIEDTFKGYTTREDIAIILISQYVANMIRFLVDSYNKPVTAILEIPSKDHPYDPAHDSVLSRVKYLFSAESVASGRR; encoded by the exons ATGGCGGGAAGAGCTCAAATTCCGACAAGCAATTCAGCACTAATTGCCATGATTGCTGATGAG GATACAGTAACTGGATTTTTGATGGCTGGAGTTGGAAATGTGGATTTAAGGAGAAAAACAAACTATCTAATCGTTGATTCAA AAACAACAGTGAAAGCAATTGAAGATACATTCAAAGGCTACACCACAAGGGAGGATATTGCAATTATTTTGATCAGTCAATAT GTTGCAAACATGATAAGGTTTCTAGTTGATAGCTACAATAAGCCGGTTACTGCAATTCTGGAAATCCCTTCCAAAGATCATCCTTATGACCCTGCTCATGATTCCGTTCTCTCCCGTGTGAAGTATCTCTTTTCTGCTGAATCAGTTGCATCAGGAAGGCGTTAA
- the LOC107899158 gene encoding light-inducible protein CPRF2 produces the protein MDRVFSVEEISDHFWPSSSSSATTNSASADDDNKSGSKMNRSASEWAFQQFIREEVDKEGEDEGVTEGDLKKKNGTASFNNGCLESNGNNNVLVDSDEYQAFLKNKLNLACAAVAMSRASFVKPQDSAVRADSGSQASDTPQSVSIATSKGAGDKDGNALSGFPSVVNGQKKIGAQVRPSTSGSSREMSEDDEVEGENETMENMDPADAKRVRRMLSNRESARRSRRRKQAHLTELETQVSQLRVENATLLKRLTDISQKYNESAVDNRVLKADVETLRAKVKMAEDSVKRITGLSPVFHTSPEISTAGMSSFDGSPSDTSTEAAVSVQDGPKHPLYQAAANKPISTHDLRTNNALADISSVENIRPKSEVSSVSGNKIGRTPSMQRVASLEHLQKRICGGISSCKPQLNGEK, from the exons ATGGATAGAGTTTTCTCCGTCGAAGAAATCTCCGACCACTTCTGGCCgtcctcctcctcctccgccACCACCAACTCCGCTTCCGCTGATGACGATAACAAGTCCGGTTCTAAAATGAACCGTAGTGCTTCCGAATGGGCTTTTCAGCAGTTTATTAGAGAGGAAGTTGATAAGGAAGGTGAAGATGAAGGAGTGACTGAGGGGGATCTAAAGAAGAAGAATGGAACGGCGTCGTTTAACAATGGGTGTTTAGAGAGTAATGGTAATAACAATGTTCTGGTAGATTCAGATGAATACCAAGCTTTTCTTAAGAACAAGCTTAACTTGGCTTGTGCTGCTGTTGCCATGTCAAGG GCATCTTTTGTAAAGCCGCAAGATTCGGCTGTTAGAGCTGACAGCGGATCACAGGCATCCGATACTCCCCAATCGGTATCCATAGCTACATCTAAAG GGGCTGGTGATAAGGACGGTAATGCACTGTCGGGATTTCCTTCAGTGGTTAATGGACAAAAGAAGATTGGAGCTCAGGTGAGGCCAAGCACAAGTGGATCATCGAGAGAGATGTCGGAAGATGATGAAGTAGAAGGAGAGAACGAAACAATGGAGAACATGGATCCAGCTGATGCAAAACGTGTAAGGAG GATGCTTTCCAATAGAGAGTCCGCTAGGCGCTCTAGAAGAAGAAAGCAGGCTCATTTGACCGAACTCGAGACACAG GTTTCTCAACTAAGAGTCGAAAATGCAACCTTATTGAAGCGTCTTACTGACATTAGCCAAAAGTACAATGAATCAGCCGTCGACAATAGAGTTCTGAAAGCTGATGTTGAAACACTGAGAGCAAAG GTGAAAATGGCTGAAGATTCCGTCAAAAGAATAACCGGTTTGAGCCCTGTATTCCATACCTCACCCGAAATATCGACAGCGGGGATGTCATCATTCGATGGAAGTCCCTCCGATACATCTACCGAAGCTGCTGTTTCCGTACAAGACGGCCCAAAGCATCCCTTATATCAGGCTGCTGCAAACAAACCTATATCTACACATGACCTGAGAACCAATAACGCGCTTGCGGATATATCTTCAGTCGAAAATATACGACCGAAGTCAGAAGTATCATCAGTATCAGGAAACAAAATCGGTCGGACACCTTCTATGCAGCGAGTGGCTAGCTTGGAGCATCTGCAAAAGCGGATATGTGGGGGCATAAGCTCCTGTAAACCTCAGTTAAATGGTGAGAAGTAG